CGTGCCGGCTGGGTTTCAGTCATTGTCTTTCCTTACTGCCGCTCGGCACTACTGCCCGGCGGATTCGTCCGGCCGTCTGAGGTGAGTTCCCTGAAGGCAATATCTACGAGTTCCATCTGGCCTGGGGCAAGAACCAGAAGTCCCCGCATCCGCTGGTCCATTTTTCCATCGTGTTCCGATGCCCCCCAAGGTTCGGCATTCATAGAACCTGCTTATCCTCCTTACCGTTCGTCGCCTGCCCGTTTCAGAATGTCTTCGGCTATTTCGTGGAGCCGCTTATCGCTGTTACGGGACGCCATCTGGATGAGTCTGATGGCGGAGTCCCTGCTGCAGCGGTTCTGCATCATGATCAGGGAAACAGCCGCATCCACTATGGCCCGCGACTCCAAGGCGGAACGCAGATGCACAGGATATGGATCCGGGGTGTGCAGGCGCAGGGCCAGCCGGAGAACCCTCGACAAGGATTCTGCGTGCTTCCGTATGGATGCCACGGTCTCTGGATCGAAAGTGCCTGCTTCGGTGGAGTAGCAGTTCAACGCCGCCCGTGAGTCGTCATCCGTTGCGATGGGGACCGCCAGCATGGTGGTGATACCTTCCTGCGAAACAGTGTCGGCGTAGTGGTGCCAGCGCACATCGGCCTGAAGGTCCTCAACCAAAACGGTCTGCTGCTGCCGGAGCGCCGTAAGGCATGGTCCGTCGTCGAACTCGTACTGCTTTTCATCCAGGCGTTGAGCCGCCTCAGTACTGCTCGCCACCGTCGACGGTCCTCCGTTACGCTCAACGGTGATGGCGCACAGCATGGGGACATCCCCGCCCAACAAGGAAGCCGAAATGGTGGTCAATCCCAGAAGGAATTCCGTAAAGCCGGGGCTCTCCAACAGCAGGTCCTGCAACTGTTCCGCTGTGGGTACTGCATCGTTCTGGGCCATTCGGCCTCATTCCAGGCAACGCCAGAGCGATTGACTCCGGCTGGCGGCAGTGCGCTCGAGTTCGCGCACAACCCGGATATTCAACTCCGGACCCTTTGCCACTCCCGAAATCTCCTACTATCGACACTACGCCTGAGGCATGCAGCGCAACAGTGGCGTTCTCGTCCGCGTCCCGCAGTCCGTCGGTAGGACGTTACTGTTCTAAGAATGAATCACGCAGTCCCGGACGGAATCGTCACACCAGCCATCATGATCGACGTCGATATCCTCGACCGGAATATCCAACGGATGGCATCGAGCATGCTCAGCCGGGGGCTAAGGCTCCGCCCGCATGTGAAGACACACAAGACCCTGGAGATCGCGGCCAAGCAGCTTGCGGCCGGAGCTGTTGGCCTGACAGTGGCGACAATCGGGGAAGCCGAGGTATTCGCAGCCGGGGGTGCCACGGATATTTTCATCGCCTACCCGCTGTGGGTTGAGAAGCATCACGCTGAGCGGCTGCGGACGCTTGCCAAGACGTGCAGCATTGCGGTCGGCACTGATTCAGCGGAAAGCGCGACGGCGATGGGCCGCCAGTTAGGCGCAGACGCTAGAAGCATCGATGTGCTGATCGAAGTGGACAGCGGTCATCACCGCAGCGGAGTTCTGCCCGAAGAAGTGGTGGGGGTTGCGCGCGCGGCCGCAGCAAGCGGCCTGAACGTTGCTGGCGTCTTCACATTCCCCGGACACAGCTACAAACCGGGAATGCCAAGGGATGCAGCGAGTAACGAGAATGAGGCCCTCGGCCGTGCTTCCGCCGCACTGGAGCATGCCGGCTTTGAGGTCCGCACCATCAGCGGCGGTTCCACCCCGACCGCACTGCTCGACGCCGAAACGCTGGCCACTGAGCTCCGCCCCGGCGTCTACGTTTTTGGTGATGCCCAGCAGCTTGAACTGGAACGTTGCACGTGGGACGACATCGCTCTGACCGTCGCTGCGACTGTGGTGAGCCGCCACGAGTCCAAGGGCGGGAACGTCCGGCGGGTGGTTGTGGACGCGGGCAGCAAGATACTGGGCAGCGACCGTCCGGACTGGGCCACCGGATACGGGCGGCTGCCGGAATACCGGGAGGCCCGGATATCTGCGCTCTCCGAACACCACGCCACGGTGGTTTGGCCGGAGTCGGAGGAACTGCCGGCACTAGGCACGCGGCTCAGGCTAATCCCGAACCACGTCTGCCTGGCCATGAACCTGGTGGACGAGGTCACCGTGGTTCGCGGGGGCACAGTGGTGGACACATGGAGGGTCGCAGCGCGCGGCAAGAATAACTAGCCTGTCGCCTGGGGTATCAGGCTGTGACGGCGGGCGGAAATTTACCCGCCGTCACAGCAACTCTCGCGTCCCTTAGCCGATAGGAGTCGGCGGTTGTTTGCCTCCGAGTACGGCGAGCGTGTTGTCCGCCGCGAGTACCGCCATGGCAGTACGCGTCTCGACGGTGGCGGAGCCGAGGTGCGGCACCAGGGCCACGTTTTCCAGCTCCAGCAACCAGGGATGGACTTTGGGCTCTTGTTCGAAGACGTCAAGCCCGGCGCCTGCGATCTGTCCTTCGCGCAGGGCCAGGGCGAGTGCGGATTCGTCGATGATGGGTCCGCGCGCGGTGTTGACCAAGTACGCGGTGTCCTTCATAGTAGCCAGCTGCTCGGCGCCGATCAGATGGTGCGTGTTCGGGCCGTAGGGGCAGTGTAGGGAGACGATATCGGAGATGGTCAGCAGTTCGTCGAGATCCACTCGCCGTGCGCCGAGTTCCGCGGCGATGGCCGGATCGATTTCGCTGCGGGACTGGTAGACGATTTCCATGCCGAAGGCTTTGGCGCGGCGTGCTGTGGCTTGGCCGATGCCGCCCATTCCCACCACGCCCAGGGTCTTGCCCTGCAGGCTGGACCCGAGCAGGAAGAACATGCCCCATTTCC
This window of the Arthrobacter sp. StoSoilB5 genome carries:
- a CDS encoding GAF and ANTAR domain-containing protein produces the protein MAQNDAVPTAEQLQDLLLESPGFTEFLLGLTTISASLLGGDVPMLCAITVERNGGPSTVASSTEAAQRLDEKQYEFDDGPCLTALRQQQTVLVEDLQADVRWHHYADTVSQEGITTMLAVPIATDDDSRAALNCYSTEAGTFDPETVASIRKHAESLSRVLRLALRLHTPDPYPVHLRSALESRAIVDAAVSLIMMQNRCSRDSAIRLIQMASRNSDKRLHEIAEDILKRAGDER
- a CDS encoding D-TA family PLP-dependent enzyme, which codes for MNHAVPDGIVTPAIMIDVDILDRNIQRMASSMLSRGLRLRPHVKTHKTLEIAAKQLAAGAVGLTVATIGEAEVFAAGGATDIFIAYPLWVEKHHAERLRTLAKTCSIAVGTDSAESATAMGRQLGADARSIDVLIEVDSGHHRSGVLPEEVVGVARAAAASGLNVAGVFTFPGHSYKPGMPRDAASNENEALGRASAALEHAGFEVRTISGGSTPTALLDAETLATELRPGVYVFGDAQQLELERCTWDDIALTVAATVVSRHESKGGNVRRVVVDAGSKILGSDRPDWATGYGRLPEYREARISALSEHHATVVWPESEELPALGTRLRLIPNHVCLAMNLVDEVTVVRGGTVVDTWRVAARGKNN
- a CDS encoding D-glycerate dehydrogenase, which codes for MSRVVVTGRVPEPALEKLRAMHEVDAWEGSESISRQELLRRVAGADAIVSLLTERIDAELLDAAGPQLKVVANVAVGYDNIDVPACTERGIIATNTPGVLTEATADIAFGLILMATRRLGEGERLIRAGQPWKWGMFFLLGSSLQGKTLGVVGMGGIGQATARRAKAFGMEIVYQSRSEIDPAIAAELGARRVDLDELLTISDIVSLHCPYGPNTHHLIGAEQLATMKDTAYLVNTARGPIIDESALALALREGQIAGAGLDVFEQEPKVHPWLLELENVALVPHLGSATVETRTAMAVLAADNTLAVLGGKQPPTPIG